In Deltaproteobacteria bacterium, the genomic window GAAAAAGATGAATTTCAAATTAGTAATGATTTTTATCCTCGCAAGTCTTGCCGTGATATTTATAACTCAAAATGTCGCTGTCGTTGAGGTTAGCTTTCTATTCTGGAGTATCTCAATGTCGCGTGCACTCTTGATATTTTTTCTATTGGTTATTGGATTTACTCTCGGGTGGTTTTTACACAGCTACTTGTCTTATCGGAAATCAAAGGATGAGTCAGCTAATGACACCTAACCCTGTATGATCTGAAACAAGATATTTTATCGTTTTATGTTTTTATTTTTTATGCTATATAAATTAGCTAAATTTCTTATCTTTTTAAAATTGCCGTAACGGGTTCCATTACTCGACTAAAAAAAGGAGATTTAACAATGACAGGTACGAACATTAATCTTCATGAGCGTCTTCGTGTGCTGGCAATGAACCTTTGGTGGACGTGGCATCCGGAGGTCATCAGCCTTTTCACTGACCTGGACCCGCAACTTTGGCGCCAGGTTGCCCATAACCCGATTGCTCTTCTGAATAAGATCACACCGGAACAAGTTGAGGAACGAGCCTCCGAACTGGTGCTCCACAGCCGGATTAACTACGCCTTCCGTCGGCTGAATGAATATCTCAACGAGAAGGATAGGACATGGGGGGTCATGCACTGCGGCAATCTCAACAAAAGGCCGGCAGTCTATTTTTCTGCCGAATTCGGCCTGCATGAATCACTGCCGATTTACTCCGGCGGCTTAGGTATCCTGTCAGGCGACCATCTGAAAAGTTGCTCTGATATGGGAATTCCTTTGATTGGAATCGGGCTTCTCTATAATCAAGGCTATTTCAGTCAGCGCCTGAACAAAGATGGCTGGCAGGAACAAGATTACGTCAACCTCGATATCAACGACTAGCCGCTGCAAGCAGTCACTGACTCAGGTGGACAGCCGCTCATTATAAGAATTGACTCCCGGAGCGGCGCCATTCAGGCCCGGGTATGGCAGCTTCAAGTTGGACGCGTTCCTCTGTTGCTGTTAGATGCCAACGTAGAAGGCAACTCCGCCGAAGATCGCGAATTGACTTCCCGCCTTTACGGCGGCGACAATAGAATACGCATTCGACAGGAGATACTGCTGGGGATTGGCGGTGCGCGTATTTTGCAAGCCCTGAATATTACGCCCGGAGTGTTGCATTTAAACGAGGGGCACAGTTCCTTTGCCATTCTTGAAGAGATCCGCCGAATTATGGAATACGACCAGATTCCGTTTCACCGAGCCCACAGGCGCCTTTCTCTGTATACCGCTTTT contains:
- a CDS encoding LapA family protein encodes the protein MIFILASLAVIFITQNVAVVEVSFLFWSISMSRALLIFFLLVIGFTLGWFLHSYLSYRKSKDESANDT
- a CDS encoding DUF3417 domain-containing protein, which encodes MTGTNINLHERLRVLAMNLWWTWHPEVISLFTDLDPQLWRQVAHNPIALLNKITPEQVEERASELVLHSRINYAFRRLNEYLNEKDRTWGVMHCGNLNKRPAVYFSAEFGLHESLPIYSGGLGILSGDHLKSCSDMGIPLIGIGLLYNQGYFSQRLNKDGWQEQDYVNLDIND
- a CDS encoding alpha-glucan phosphorylase; its protein translation is MLLDANVEGNSAEDRELTSRLYGGDNRIRIRQEILLGIGGARILQALNITPGVLHLNEGHSSFAILEEIRRIMEYDQIPFHRAHRRLSLYTAF